The DNA region TTATAGtctaaattatttctgatttgGCCATTTAGAGATGTCAGTAGTTGTCTTATCACTGGATGACCTTGAACAGTCAAAATAACTTGTCCCTTAAACATGTTATATAACAAAAAAGACACATCTGCAATGGCATTTTGCCTTTAAATGACCCATTTCAGCAGTCCCCATTCCTTTTCTACCACATATTTAAGGgaacaatgcacacacatgacCATTAAATACTTTTATATGTATTTAAGTAAATACCTTTTAGACCTCTCTGGCATTTATCCTGTTGCATTATTAGGGAGTTATCCATTGATTCATGGCCGAGCTTTGCTGAGCAATGATATGATCATCTCCTCAGGTTCCGCTGCAAGCGCTGCGTAAACGGGCGCCAGGTGCGGCCTCCCCCGGAGGACGCAGACTGCACTAGTGACCTGTCCCTCTGGCAGCACTGCTCGGACAAGAGGGGCCTGAAGGACTCGATGCTCTCGGCCGCCTGGGACGCGGCCGTCTCCTTCGCCTTCCACCAGCGCTCTCACGAGGACCAAAGAGGAGTGGTGTGACCCACTTACTGTGAGACAAAGAGGTTAAACCACAAACCCCAATTCTCTCTGAAAGGAATCTGTAAACTCCTATCGACTGCTGTTGGAGAGACACTATGTGCATTATGGGTAATGCGGTTGTTTAGGGGAAGCAGGGCCATGCCTCAGCCAGAACAAAAGTGGATTACTTATACCAACCTCAGTATGTATAAATTCCAAACCACAAATATTTCCGAGGCTGCTGGCGCCCCAGAAATTGACTTGAGGTTTTGACATGTACTTAAGTTACTTGTTTTGCGCTTGTACattcgttttttttatttttattatttgtgcTGTTTTCCATTGaattttttgtgtatttattgtgtgaATGCTCAGCATTCATGTGTCTTTTTCTGTAAATATTTCATTGTTAAATGCATATATTAAAAATGTTATTGTGATAACTAGAGTAGTTATGGATAAAGTGTGCTTACGATCATACAGTAGgttttgttatttgttgtttTACCACCTGAATTTTAAACAAAGCATTACAGGACTAAATCATTAATTGTGGGTGCACAAGACTTCCAATTTAACCTTTTACATCTTAAACTGCATGAACTTTGTAATGGGTTCAtttccaaacacacaacatccaaaTTCTTAGGACTCCAATAACTAAATGATGCACTGCTCTTCCATAAATGACAATCCAAGTAAAAATGATTTATTCATGTTTTCTTCAAACACGTACAAAAATTAGATGCTGAAAATGTGCACCGTTCCAACTTCCACGTCTGCTGTAGACTCGGTTTGGCCACAGCACAGTGGCCCTGGTTACATCATACTAATGTGATCTGCCATGGTGGACCTGGAGTCCCAGCTGTCTGTGAGTATGTGGCAGAAGGGAATGAGAGACCTCAGCGCTCGCTCCTTCACATCCTGATCCCGGTCCAATGGGTTTAACCGGAGGTCCAGAATCAGTCTCGAACTGGGGTGGTGGGACCTCTTATGTAAACTTAGTAAGGTGCTGAACTCAAGCAGGTCAGCAGGCAAGATGTAATTTGAGCTGTGtaaagatatactgtatataaaaccCTTTCAACATCAATAGGAAACCCAAAGAAAAGTAATTTGCCACTATATGCACTCgttaacagtaaaaaaaaaaatctcagtgAAAATcagattattattatgatacgattgataatatttttaaaatatacaataatgtctgtctgtcttaccTGAGATCCAGTTTCAGTATACTGCTTGGAGAGTTTCCTGAGAATAGTTCTGCTAAATCTTTCACACTTTTGGCTGTTGGATGAAAACATCTTTAGTTTATTGTATTACTGACATTAAGTGATTCTGGTCAGGATCAAGTAGGGGCTGACATCTTACCCAGTCGATTTTCAGGCAGTGCAAGAGACTGTAGAGAACACAGCCCCTTGAGTGTCTTCACAAAGGGCACAAGAAAGTCTTCATTCGTAGTGCATTTGTCAAGTAGCTGACAGTCTTTCAAGCATATGTCTGTGGTTATGAACAAACATTATGTCAAATGTTGTCATCAGCAGTATTCAGCAATAAAGTAGTTTAATTTGTTACTACCAATCTTCCCAAACTTCTTTTAACCAAAAATTACCTTGCAGCAAAGAGTTCTCCAAGAGATGAAGAATTTCACAATGACAGCTGGCCAAATTGATGTCATCCAATGTAAGTGACTTCAAGGTTTTATTTGACTCTAAAAAATGAGAATGCACAAAATATACAGTtaacaaaatgattcatacccctCATATTGATCTAATATTGATCTAATGTTGATTTTGTCTTTATCATTATgcttgttctgactgaaaatgacgaTGTCAAAaagttgtaagacaatgtggtagaaagcattttcaccttttttttttaattgttatgAAAAATGCCATGTCAAACTATTCATACCCTCATACCCTTTTTTAAATAATCTTTGAAACATCTTTAAATCataatggaaacatctttaaaTCATCTTTCACAGCTTTCAAACTGGTTCttatacctaccaagcctctcaatgtctccacaatgattgtacatcgcacctttttagcagcaatccggGATTTAAGGCAGGAACGATTCTTttccatcactctggccttgcgctcacttttttgacggattgaggtctggagtctggctgggccactctaagtgagcacaaggccagagtgatggcaaacaaTCGTTCCTACCTCAAAACACTGACTGCTGTTAATAAGATGCAGTCTAGAATCAttatggagacatggagaggctagGTAGGTACTACTGtatatgaaccattttgagagctgttaatgcaaataaagatgtttccattgactatttaaaaagggtatgaatattTTTGGACAAGCCACTTTTCATAAAAttttaaaaagatgaaaacgcttCTTTTTTTATCCATTTTTCTCCCATATTGTCTTACGAACTTTTGGCATGTGGTCATTTTCAGCCAGAACAATCATATTGGTCaatattaaatcaatatttgccagtggtatgaatcattttgttcttaactgtaatTAAGGTTTAAAGTATTCAAGATGGCTGGCTACACCAATATTCTTGGCCTGACCTAACAATCCAGTATGTGTCAACGGTCACATTAAAAAGTGGGAAAGTAAAGATCATTACTTAGTACTTGGCAAGAATAACACATAGATAAATAATCAGTCATTACACTGAGAAGGGAAGCGTTAGggactgttcattatttataaacggggccaccggaggaatttggagtgcttcaatcaaaagttgcatgaccctcccctgcctgtcagaaaattttcaacgaccctccagcagtaTTTTCAAataagacatgaccctccccggctAATTGTCGATACCTTCCGCCCACGCTTTTAagcgctatgaaaacacatcgGCTTAGGCTACCATTCTAAAttcaacctctgctttctgatcttacacatcgcacttcaccaagatggtggccatttcagtagcattgttgtaacattgttgtggaaacacaataagcatggaaactaaatgcacacttcctgcaactgcattagcctacttgaaataagttactcctctagtattcacatgaaataaaacaataaaacattgagaccattcaacaaagcacactgggtaataacaaattcaacacatgaacttgttgctatggactcgtctctaggcttactcagtcattgtaaagctgcctaagctgaacattatccaaaactcaatttctcagacaagcgtcaatttgggagcttgctaccttccttccttctcaaatgacttgaaaaggccgtttgcacaatttcacaaataatcacagggaccgaaaaatacctaacatgccaactttttccgggtttatcattttaacttttccccactgtcttgccgttttaattattttcccgtagaatatcccatattactgtaatactctcataacattagtcctgcattctggcctgtctctgtgttgtcctgttgttaccccttgcccttccagtgaaacagatgtattcaaatcatcgttttgcttgcttgaatgcgaactcagagtgatgttaacctaggctTATTTtagttaacgacgtggttgtcgtgagcgCACgattggcgcttgcagtgttcggccgtaggctatgtctaCGTGTGCACCTGCcaggcagggatggattactgcacgggcctaccgggcccaggcccaggggcccaaggggtcagggggccctgaagcccaagccttcgcatggaatcattgcctcaatatcaacaaatcaggatgtaggatgtaggctatgaatctgattgaatttagtattggccatccccaaaatgcaccagaatacaggaaatcacatcaaacaaataaaaaaaaaaaacaaaaaccctcccacatatacgacaattactggggggcccttaatacatctgggcccaggggcccgaaagttcataatccgcccatgctgccaggctactcagctagcctacgagtagacaaagaattccccctgtatattcactccaagttggcctaccataacttaccaactttacactgtagaccataaactggctatttatatgaccaatgtatttgttcaactttatgaagcagaattacgcactgctacttggaacgtaacacatttttgttggcaggagagagaatgacagcgattaacaaattgcacttgttgctgattaccaataaatagggcctactatatatttttttgcaaacaacaaaaacagaaaggatggagacagcaaagctagagatgggcaggaacaaggtcaattggtagaaatgcttgtcaaaacgttaggagctggatgtgtggatgaatgaagcacaagtatgctttatgttaggcatgcacactgtttaaagttaggctacacggtaaactacaagtaaaccaaagttaaattgaGCTTTTTTAGGGcaggataaagttgaccaaatggatataggctgttaggcgtgaataaagtagggtactttgttgctccaacccttcaaAAGTTAATGGGGActaatgttgacattttccatcAGATTTTATGCGGAGAAACCCGAAATctccttattttcattgttcaatgttgacagagctatggaacgaaagagaacattatatggcgacagaaatcaacaatcaaacaagccactttgattttttgctgttttcattaatacaaaagatgggtgacccccccctcctagacaaaaaaaaaaaagttaggtgaccctccccttaataaataataaaaagacatgaccctcccctattttcctccggtggacccgtttataaataacgaacagtcccttacTGAGATTTTTGATATGAGCTCAATGGCTGATCAAATTACACCCTTTCCTTTCATGCTCTTGAAGCAATGTGCATAGCAAAGACTACAGGCACCAGATATTTGTGAGCACACACAGAACATATAGCTAGATGACTGTGAGGAGCAGTTCACTGAAATTTTAAAAGCGTACTGAATAAAGTTCATGGTTCAGACAAGCTTACCTGCCAGTGTGCTGAGTATAGGTGAAGCCGGGTGGATCCCTGACACATGGAGACTGCGGAGATTTGGTGTTTGTCTCAGTGTAGTCAGAAGGCCCTCCATATCTACTTGAACTTTTCCATGGGAAGATTTCACTGACAGCTTCTCCAATAAAAACACTGtcaaagggacagagagatacACTCTTCAGATCAAAGTAAGGTTTTTTAAGGAAAGTTACATTTTCTACAAAGACAATATCTTGAATATCCAGCAGTTATGAAAGTTGTTTATTTAAAGTGAAAAGAAAGTTTGTAATTGTTTGAGATCATGTAATCTATAGTGAGCACTTAAAACATACACAACCAGAATCTTGAAGGCCTTTAATAACATAATTATATGCCTTACTATACCTTTAGGTTCTAGTGGCTTCAGGGCCCTCATAGGTATAAGTTTGTTGCATGAGCCTGGTGCTGGAGGGAAGacgtccagagagagagacctaagTGAGGGGCAGGCCTCCAAAACTGCATCAACAGGCGTGTGGTCGTTAACAGCCATGGAAAGATCTTGGAGGATGCAGCCTGGCTTGCTACACAACATCTGGAGAGAATTCACCAACACCTGCAGATCAGAGTCCTTGAACAGTCCTGCAAAAAAGCACCAGACTTATCAACAAGACTTGAAAAGTCTATCACCACCAGGCTATCAACAGCAAGACTTGTCAACATTGTCAATTGCATAATTTACAAGaatatttttggggctttttgtcTCTATTTCGAttggacagtgaagagtgacaggaagcactTGGACCCAAATGTGGTAAAAATGCTACCATTTTTGCCACAGCTTCCCTATCGATTGATATTTCTACAAATATCTTATCAGAATGAAACTTTGTTTCTATATGTTTGTGAACACTTTCATGACATACTCTCATTGTGAAGATGAAGGGTGTGCAGACAGCGCCAGAAGGGTAGGGATGGTGACACCACATTAATGATTTCAAAGGGGGTCACTTGCATGTCAAGCGAGTTTATCTGTCCTTTTGGGCATATGGGGCCACACTTAGGCAGAAACGTGTCACAGGGGAATTCCGTGGGCATGTCCCAGAGCCAAGTAATCCTCCGACGTTTACATGCCACCTCCTCCATGGCAGTGCCACTGCGCTGGAGGCCAGTGGAGCTGGCGTCTGAACCACAGGGCTGTGTGACCTGGATGCTGGAGGAGGTGCCTGCAACAGGCAGCTCAACGGACTCCTGGCTTAAATGGAGTGGTCCCACTCCTTCAGGTCTTCTACACCTGGTGGTAATCCAGTTCTGAAGATCAAGACCATAGCATCGTCCCATCTCGACGTCCTTCACAGAGCCGTGGTCGAGGAGGCGATGGAGGATGTACAGCAAGTCTTTCTCCACTCCAGTCCATGGACTCCAACGATCTAGCAGCTTGAGAcaccctgctcctctctctagCTCAGATAAGATGGGCTTAAGCTCCACAGAAGCTAGCCGGCACACCTTCCTGGACACGACTGACAGAGTCTGGACATAGGAGACAGTCATGGAGAGGACAGTCTGCTCACTGAGGTTTGACAGATACTTTTTGTcccctctgttgtgtgtgtacagtgctaCATGGAAGAGCCTCTCCAGGGATTTCTGCTTCCAGTCACAATAAGGCTGAGAAACCTTAagtgagaaaaacaaaacagaagtaAGTAAATTAGTAAATTAATTCACTAATTTAACCAAAGTGTTGTTAGGTCGACTGTATCAAATGGTAATTTTAGTAGCTGCTAGCATACCATTGGTCTGCAACGCCAAGTCTTGACCAGATCTTTGAATATGAATTCCCACACAAATGACGTGGAAATTCCTTGGAGAGAAGAAAATATAAGATCACAGGCACATTAGTGTCAAATACAGTAACGTTAACATCACCGTTGttctaaataaacaaatgatgCTAAAAATCAATCACCTTTGCTTTGAACTGCTGACTCAATTCTGTCGAGGTAAACGATGTTAAGATGAGGAAGAATGTCTTTAAGAAGGCTGGCCGGTAAATCTAGATAGAATTGAGTCCAAAATAAGGGTTATAAGGGTGTTAAATTCCTCGTGTTATCACTGTTGCAGTAGTAGTTAACCAAGTATATGTGACACACAATAGCTTTGCATATTGGCACCTACCCGAAATCCTTTCCTCAAGAACAGACATATGCTGACAAACAAGTTTGATACATGTTTGAACCAGGCTTTCAACAGCTGCAGATTTTCCACTTGTTTCCACTTTAGCCATTGTGAAGCCAATTTCCAGAGAGTTTACTAGTCCAACCTAACCTATTCATTCGGCGATTCTCGCTAGCTAACAATCTGAGTTAGCTAGCCAGTTTAGAAAGACCTAGCTAAACCATTTTTCTCTGCCCTAATAAACTGATGTAGGTGGCAAGAAGTAAATGTTCTTTCGACGTTGTCCACTCCATGGTAAGACATGAGACTCCTAGTAAATGTTATTAAACCCTTTAGCATTGCAATCAGTCAGACTTGACTTGGGGTAGTCTTCCCAAACCATAGCAATCAACCACTGCTCGTATACATCGGCGCACATGCAACTCTACGTCATCCAGAGACGACGGAAATTGCTGCAAGTGCTCATGGCAGTAGGAGTAGTATTGCGGTAAATCAGTTTTATAAGCCTTACAGTGGGACTATTTAACATTGACCTATTACTGTCAAACCCGTAACCATTGGTCTGCTAGTGTTGTCTGTAATATGAGCAAATACATTCTCCCCGTGTCAGTGTTTGGCACGGCGTTTGGCTGTGCGGTTCTCCTTCAGTAAGTAAACAATGTCAACATGATTCTGACAGTCACCTTAGGATGATGATGCTGCTGCACATGAACTGGTTGAGCATGTCAGTTTTAAGTTAAAGTCGTCTGATTTTACATAGTGGTTTTGGTTGAGAAAAATGACTTCACAGACTTTGGTTGTGAAAGGTGACCTTTAAATTCTTCTTAAGGAATTATGTTACTGGGGGTCCATGTCCATCTAAAGCCAAGATCCCTGGGAAGACCATTGTCATCACAGGTGCTAACACAGGCATTGGCAAGGAGACTGCCCGGGAGTTGGCCAGGAGAGGTGGGTTGGTTGACATAGCAAAGACATTGTGGTGATGCCTCCTTCAACTTTATTTATCCCAAGGGACAATTTGCATACAGTGGCCACTAGGGTTGCAGGGTTGCGTCCTACCCACTGTGTTAATAAGCAAGCAAGGCTCCTAGGTCTCTTTTAGGGATAACACTAGTGACTGACCATTAGAACTGATTATGGTAGGCCTACCCTGCATGCACGACTGGGGAAATGATATGGGTTCTGTCCATATGGCTTATGCACTGATGGATTTGGTTCCAGAGTTTATCTAGGAACTCTGCTTGCTTAAGTAGCCTCTAGTATTACTACAATTGAATTGACCTGTAGTCAGAATTAGAACCCTATAAAACTAAACGCTAGCCTACATATAAGGAAACAGCTGGACTGAAAGTCTCTCCACGCCTTCTGACTCAGAACACAAGAACATGAGTTTGCAGAATTTGCAGACTTACGTTGCAGCTTTGTCTTGTGTGGCCCCTTGTACCCTTGGCTTCGTCAGTTTCTCCCAGCATTAATGCATGGTTGCTTGTGACACAGTGAGTAGGATGCATGGCTGCACCTGTCAAAGGGTATACAAGCTTATAAACCCAAAGGGGGTTAGGGGGAGGGCCTAAAGGGAATTTATTCTCCAACCACCTTTCAACCGGTTCAACCTGCAGAGGGCATCAGAACATCAAAACTTCATGAAATCAATAGTACAAGTAGGTTTGAAAAGCAGTTTAGTATTTAACATTGCAATTCATATTGATATTGTCATGTCAACTTTGTAAACAGGTGGCAGGATTATTATGGGATGTCGTGACATGGAGAAGTGTGAAGCAGCAGCTCGTGAGATCAGAGGAAAGACACTGAACAAACATGTGTATGCCAGACACATTGACCTCGCCTCCATCAAATCTATAAAGGCTTTTGTCCAAAAGATCAAGGAGGGTGAGACGTATGTTGATAACTAAACACACCATGAGTGATTCATTGTGATGTTGATACATGTACAGTCATGGCCAAACATTTTTGGCAGAGACACaaatgttgtgtgtgcaaaCTTTGCAGCTTCAGTTTTTGTGGTGGCGATTCACATTGTTAATCGCTACATTATATTGTGCAGAGTGATCAGATGCATATTACCAGTAATGCATTGCAAATAGGTCATAATTGTTCATCAGTATAGATGTGAAATATGTTTAATGTCTCTGTGTCTTATGTTTTTTTAAGAGGAGGAACATGTGGATGTGTTAATAAATAATGCAGGAGTAATGCGCTGTCCGGCATGGAAGACAGAAGATGGATTTGACATGCAGTTTGGGGTCAACTATCTCGGTAAGATGGTTGGTGAAATTGGAAATTGGCAAGCATGCATTTTTCCTCACACTGAAgcataaacatgtacatacatAAATTTATGCATATGCTACACGTCTTTCATAGGTCACTTCCTGTTGACCAATCTCCTACTGGATAAGCTGAAAGCATCCACCCCTAGCAGGATCATTAACCTGTCATCTGTGGCTCATGTCACTGGGGAGGTGGACTTCGATGACCTGAACTGGGACTGCCGAAAGTTTGACACGAGGAAAGCATACAGCCAGAGCAAACTTGCTATTGTACTCTTCACACGAGAGCTTGCTAAGAGATTAGAGGGTATGTGTCAGGGCTGTGCAATTAATGAAATTTATGAATTGTCAATTATGACTTCCAATGATTATGAAAACAGCATTATCAAAATATtacaattatattatattattattttgctgcattttgttttgcaacaatgcttttgtttgtttggaaatCCAGTGCACCCCTTTGCTTTGCAGTGTAGCTAGCTATTGTATTAACTTTTTTGTATGCATTTTTTATTTGCTTTGTCAATATACAGTTATATTTGAGAGGGAACAGCAAAACAACAGTTATCTTCTTTTCCATTATTTTGTGTAGGTACTGGTGTTACTGTCAATGCCTTACATCCAGGAGTAGTTGGCACAGACTTGGGGAGACACACCGGCATGCACCAGTCACAGCTTTCCAGCACAGTGCTTTGTGAGTGAAGAATAGCTATGTGTGTAAAGAAGAGACATAGCATGTTTATACATAACACAAATACTGTATGAGTGTGATGTTtagttttttcatcatattgcttttctgttttgtgtgtgcagcaCCGTTTTTCTACTTGTTTGTGAAGTCTCCCACACTTGGGGCTCAGTCTAGTGTCTACCTAGCCGTTGCTAAGGAGTTGGAGGGTATTTCTGGCCGTTACTATGATGTGATGACTGAGAAGGATCCGGCCCCACAGGCACTTGATGAGAGAATGTCTGAGCGACTGTGGAATGCCAGTGTCACACTGCTGGGACTCAACGGACAAACAGTCTCACATGCACATCCTACGTCTCAGAGTGCCATAGCAACAGTGTCTCCTGAACTCACAAAGACAAATCCAGTCTTTACCACCACAACATCTGAGCCAGTCAAATCGACATGTTTGGACAAGCCCTAATCCAGTTTGAACTCAGGAGCATTCTCACATTGTGGAAATGtactacacatatcacaccaaAATAAATATGGTCTTCATCATCACTATATGTTAACTCTAAGTCAAACCCTCCATAAGGGCTTACTATAGGTGCAGTCTGTAACTCTAATCAAATAcactttttgtcaaattcagGGAATTCATCTTCTTTAAGATGAATGTGTGAATCAATGTAATATCCTGGAGGCTAAAATCAACATTTTTGCTAGGCTGTAGAGAGATTGTGATTTTTTAACCATCTTACCAAACTCCACTGCAAATTGCTTCTCCTGGAATGTCTTAATTatgactgctgctgctgaaatTTAACATGCCGTATCACTGGCACAGTATTTGCATTGCACACACCATTTATTACAATTACACCAATAGGGGGCACTGCAACTTTCATATTTTAATACCTGCTTGGTGTCCTATGATCACTGTTTGTGGTGTAGgtgctctaaacacacacaaacactcacactcaagcacatacatgcatgcagacactcacactcacacaaatattaaaatgcacacacaggcacacaaatgtttgtagacattcacacacacagggaattgTCTCACTGCATGTgaaaactcacacatacacctagGTACAGACCCAGGTAAACACAAACTGGCAAAAATCTAGACATACCACTGCATAATGGCAGTAGTATACTTCTTCATTGCAGATTGACTTTCATTtgtctttgtctgtttttatagaCCTGTCTTAATGAGGTACCTTTTCTAGACTGCATATATATGCCATGGACATGGTATGCGGTTGCCTAAATCTATTTTTTGTGACCCCTTTTCTCATACACAATGTGAGGATGTGATGTGGTGGTtttaaaacatatatatttttgtacaaGACATGGACATGGTATGCGGTTGCCTAAAtctatttttttgtaattttctgACCTCAACAAAACAGATCAGACCCATGTTTTATGTAATATGATAGACATTTTCAAACCACTCAGTAGCTTATTTACCTGGGACAACGTCTAAAATGTTTTTTGTAGATTTCCAAACAATGGGCTGGATAGCAGTTAATTGGGCCAACAGAGGCAGTAGTCACCTGAATTTCACAACTTGGGGTGAACGGCATTACAAATAACATCACATGAACTTATGAATTCTTAATATAAGGATTAATTTCATATTCATGTGAGAAAAGGACAATATCTAGATATGGAGGCTTAAGTCATCTTTATTGATCAGTTTGCAAGGGAAAGGGCTTTTCATTAATTCTCACTGCCTCACCACACTGGGAGCAGTGTAGTATTGCCATGCACAATACCACCACCTGAGGCAGGTGGAGTTAACCTGCCTAGCTTAAGCAATAATGTAGTGGTAATTACACAAATTAACTTATTCTGCCAAAGTCTTTAGGTCAGCTCTGTGATTAGGCAACATAACTCAAGGTATTGGAATAACAAACTATGAGTTATTGGAAAATGCTAAGACTTTACAGAGTTTGACCTGAGGTAAACATAGCAAGAGTGGGGAACTTAATTTCAGATCTTGATACAATCCTTCCTGATAagtttcaaaatgaaaaaccTCCCCCTACACAACCTGAAAACAATTACCACAGA from Alosa alosa isolate M-15738 ecotype Scorff River chromosome 9, AALO_Geno_1.1, whole genome shotgun sequence includes:
- the lrrc41 gene encoding leucine-rich repeat-containing protein 41 — translated: MAKVETSGKSAAVESLVQTCIKLVCQHMSVLEERISDLPASLLKDILPHLNIVYLDRIESAVQSKGISTSFVWEFIFKDLVKTWRCRPMVSQPYCDWKQKSLERLFHVALYTHNRGDKKYLSNLSEQTVLSMTVSYVQTLSVVSRKVCRLASVELKPILSELERGAGCLKLLDRWSPWTGVEKDLLYILHRLLDHGSVKDVEMGRCYGLDLQNWITTRCRRPEGVGPLHLSQESVELPVAGTSSSIQVTQPCGSDASSTGLQRSGTAMEEVACKRRRITWLWDMPTEFPCDTFLPKCGPICPKGQINSLDMQVTPFEIINVVSPSLPFWRCLHTLHLHNERLFKDSDLQVLVNSLQMLCSKPGCILQDLSMAVNDHTPVDAVLEACPSLRSLSLDVFPPAPGSCNKLIPMRALKPLEPKVFLLEKLSVKSSHGKVQVDMEGLLTTLRQTPNLRSLHVSGIHPASPILSTLAESNKTLKSLTLDDINLASCHCEILHLLENSLLQDICLKDCQLLDKCTTNEDFLVPFVKTLKGLCSLQSLALPENRLAKSVKDLAELFSGNSPSSILKLDLSSNYILPADLLEFSTLLSLHKRSHHPSSRLILDLRLNPLDRDQDVKERALRSLIPFCHILTDSWDSRSTMADHISMM
- the LOC125301063 gene encoding retinol dehydrogenase 13-like isoform X1, translating into MSKYILPVSVFGTAFGCAVLLQNYVTGGPCPSKAKIPGKTIVITGANTGIGKETARELARRGGRIIMGCRDMEKCEAAAREIRGKTLNKHVYARHIDLASIKSIKAFVQKIKEEEEHVDVLINNAGVMRCPAWKTEDGFDMQFGVNYLGHFLLTNLLLDKLKASTPSRIINLSSVAHVTGEVDFDDLNWDCRKFDTRKAYSQSKLAIVLFTRELAKRLEGTGVTVNALHPGVVGTDLGRHTGMHQSQLSSTVLSPFFYLFVKSPTLGAQSSVYLAVAKELEGISGRYYDVMTEKDPAPQALDERMSERLWNASVTLLGLNGQTVSHAHPTSQSAIATVSPELTKTNPVFTTTTSEPVKSTCLDKP
- the LOC125301063 gene encoding retinol dehydrogenase 13-like isoform X2, which translates into the protein MGCRDMEKCEAAAREIRGKTLNKHVYARHIDLASIKSIKAFVQKIKEEEEHVDVLINNAGVMRCPAWKTEDGFDMQFGVNYLGHFLLTNLLLDKLKASTPSRIINLSSVAHVTGEVDFDDLNWDCRKFDTRKAYSQSKLAIVLFTRELAKRLEGTGVTVNALHPGVVGTDLGRHTGMHQSQLSSTVLSPFFYLFVKSPTLGAQSSVYLAVAKELEGISGRYYDVMTEKDPAPQALDERMSERLWNASVTLLGLNGQTVSHAHPTSQSAIATVSPELTKTNPVFTTTTSEPVKSTCLDKP